The window GGAATAAACATCCTAACGATGATAATGGGGTCCTTATTACTCCTTAGTAGTGTTTCTATCATATCCATTTTACTTGTTTCATGTTATTTCTAGCATTGCTTTGTTCTTGTACAGATTGTTATCTAAATTGGCAGATACTCTGTATAACTTCTTATTTGCAAGGGgttttcccttttccttcctTAACTTATAAGAAAAAGGTTATTTGATAATTATTACCTGAACTGAGTATTTACCATGCTCTAGCTTCTTCATCTTAAACAAGAAACACCAAGGTAAATGGAGGTTCCAGAATTTCGTGGTTGATTGTTGAACTCTTAAGAGCTTGTTTGTAGTAATGCTTTTTTTTGGTAGTTCATTAAAAGCTTATTATTGAGTGGACACCTCTTTCTCAATCATGTTAGTTTTTGTCAATGAGACCACAATGACCATGGGAAAAAATTTCTCTTTCTCAGAGAGGAGTTGGTTGGGGATATGGATTGGTAATTTGATATATGTGTTTTAAAAGGTGAAGGAATGAAGCAATGCATTAAGATCACCAATGTAGAGAGACATTAAGAACCTTGTGATCAGTAATACTGGATGGTGGTAACCTTGCGACTCAATGTTCCATGGTGCAATATATAGATGGTGGCCTACTACTTTTTTATTGCATCAATTTAAAATATCTCAAAAATAAGAAATCCAAAAGGGCGttgatggtggtggcggtgaCGGCGGTGAGAGTCTGTGTGAGAtcataagaaaagaagaaaggtgatattttatttttaacatgaaattactgttttgcccatcaaatATACCTCGGCTcaatcaattttaatttcaaaatcaaaatgacTTCTcacctatttcagaatttttattcaatttgatTTCTAGTTCAGtgaaataaaatgtaaaatcaaacaaaataatttctgaaatagaaatcataccaaaccgGGCATTAAGTATGGAATTAtcgtttctttttctttctaagCAATTGAATTACGAGCACTATAAGAGAGACGAGGAACGATCCCGCGAAGAGACTGGGACACAACGGCAGTTTTCGCGATTTACACTTCTCTGTTTGAGTCGATCTGTCGCAGACTCTTTTCATCGGTTCTGCCTTCGAAGATTCTTCTTTATCTGCTTCCTCCAATTCAACTTCCTCCAACGGAGGTTCTCGCGAGTGCCACTCCTCTGTTTGAGTCGATCTGTCGCATACGCTTTTCTTCGGCTCTGCCTTAGGAGATTCTTCTTTATCTGCTTCCTCTGATTGCCACTTCTCTGTTTGAGTCGATCTGTCGCATACGCTTTTCTTCGGCTCTGCCGTtggagatttttctttttctgctttCTCCGATTCAATTTCCTCCTCTCGGACCTCTGGTACTTCTTCATGCGCTTCCTCTGCTACGCCGAGTTCGTGATCTTCAATTTCTTGAGCTACTGGTTGATCTAGATCAGGAGTCTCTGGTGGTCCGATTTCTGGATCTCGATGCTCTTCTTTTAGTTCTGGCTTGGGTTCTGCAGCAGGAACTTGAATTATCTCTTTTTGAGGAAGCTCTTCATTTCCAATCTGTCGAGTTTGAGGCGTCTCTGGAGTTTGTGGTTCATGAAGTCGTTGTTCCGGTTCTGTAGTATCTGGAGCGAGATCGTGTTCATGAGCTTCACATTCTGGTGCCTTGACTTCATGAATTTCGtgttccttcctctcttctGGTTGTACTGTAGGAAGGTCTTCGCGTACCATCTCTTCCGACGGCAGTGAATCTGGTGCTTTTGATTGGTTGAGCTCTCCATCTAATTCAACTTTGAGTTCCTTCCTCTCTTCTGGTTGTACTGTAGGAAGGTCTTCGCGTACCATCTCTTCCGACGGCAGTGAATCTGGAGCGTTTGATTGGTTGAGCTCTTCATCTGATTCAACTTTGAGTTCCTCTGGTCTGACGACCTCTTCTCTATTATCAGGTAATGCTGTAGCAGGAACTTCTATGGTCGCTGGTGAGGTAAGTTCGGATGATTCTTCTTCATGTGAGATTTTTGGTGATTCTGATGAAATTTCTCCAATCCGATCGTCTTCTGTTTCTGACTGAAGCTTCTCTTGAACATCATCCCTTTCAGATGTCTCTCCATCAATATGTTCTCGCTTCATTTCCTCAATCTTAAACCCTCGAATTCCTGTGGTCTTCTTCGTCTCAGGAGTTTGTGGTTCATGAAGTCCTTTTGTAGTATCTGGAGTGAGATCGTGTTCATGCGGTTCACATTCTGGTGCCTTAACTTCGGGAATTTCGTGTTCCTCGGTCTCTTCTGGCTGTACTGTAGGAAACTCTTCGCGTGCCATCTCTTCCGACGGCAGTGAATCTGATGCTGTTGATTGGTTGAGCTCTCCATCTAATTCAACTTTGAGTTCCTTCCTCTGTTCTGGTTGTACTGTAGGAAGGTCTTCGCGTACCATCTCTTCCGACAGCAGTGAATCTGGAGCGTTTGATTGGTTGAGCTCTTCGTCTGATTCAACTTTGAGTTCCTCTGGTCTGACGACCTCTTCTCTATTATCAGGTAATGCTGTAGCAGGAACTTCTATGGTCGCTGGTGAGGTAAGTTCGGATGATTCTTCTTCATGTgagattttgggtgattctgaTGAAATTTCTCCAATCCGATCATCTTCTGTTTCTGGCTGAAGCTTCTCTTGAACATCATCCCTTTCATATGTGTCTCCATCAACATATTCTCGCTTCATTTCCTCAATTTTAAACCCTCGAATTCCTGTGGTCTTCTTCGTCTCAGGAGTTTGTGGTTCATGAAGCCCTTCTGTAGCATCTGGAGTGAGATCGTGTTCATGCGGTTCAAATTCTGTTGCCTTAACTTCGGGAATTTCGTGTTCCTCGGTCTCTTCTGGTTGTACTGTAGGAAGCTCTTGGCGTACCATCTCCTCTTCCCACGACAGTGAATCTGGTACGTGTGATTGGTTGAGTTCTCCATCTGATTCCATTTTGAGTTCCTCGGTCTCTTCTGGTTGTACTGTAGGAAGCTCTTCGCGTACCAGCTCTCCATTTGATTCAACTTTGAGTTCCTCTGGTCTAACGATCTCTTCTCCATTACCAGGTAATGCTGTACCAGGAACTTCAATGGTCGCTGCTGAGGTAAGTTCTGATGATCCTTCTTCAAGTGAGATTTTAGGTGATTCTGATGTATATTCTCCAATCGGATCgtctttttctgtttctggcTTAAGCTCCTTTTGAACATCATCCCTTTCAGATGTCTCTCCATCAAAATGTTCGTGCTTCATTTCCTCAATTTCAATCCCTCGAAATCCTGTGGTCTTCTTAGTCTCGGGAGTCTGTGGTTCATGAAGACCTATAGTAACTGGAGTGAGATCATGTTCATGCGGTTCACATTCTGGTGCCTTAATTTTGGGAATTTCGTGTTCCTCGGTCTCTTCTGGTTGTACTGTAGGAAGCTCTTCACGTTCCATCTCTTCCAATGGCAGTGAGTCTGGTGCATTTGATTGGTTGAGCTCTTCATCTGATTCAACTTTGAGTTCCTCAGTCTCTTCTGGCTGTATTGTAGGAAGGTCTTCGCTTACCATCTCTTCCAATGGCAGTGAATCTGGTGCGGTTGATTGGTTGAGCTCTCCAACTGATTCAACTTTGAGTTCCTCTGTCTCTTCTGGTTGTACTGTAGGAAGGTCTTCCCGTGCCATCTCTTCCAAGGACAGTGAATCTGGTGCATTTGATTGGTTTAGCTCTCCATCTGATTCAACTTTGAGTTCCTCTGGTCTAACGACCTGTTCTCTATTATCAGGTAATGCTGTAGCAGGAACTTCAATGGTCGCTGATGAGGTAAGTCCTGGTGATTCTTCTTCATGTGAGATTTTAGGTGATTCTGATGTAATTTCTCCAATTGGATCGTCTTTTTCAGTTTCTGGCTTAAGATCGTCTTGAACATCATCCCTTTCAGATGTCTCTCCATCAGAATTTTCTTGCTTCACTTCCTCAATTTCAATCCCTCGAATTCCTCTGGTCTTCTTTGGCATTACAATTGTTAAAATTGAGTCTTCCTCGTTGAACTTGGCTTTGATTTGATCCAGAATTATGCCATCAGGGATCCAAAAGGCCTTGCGGAATTCCCTGATCTCTGCTTCCTTCTTATACATTATCCAtttcaccatcaccat is drawn from Telopea speciosissima isolate NSW1024214 ecotype Mountain lineage chromosome 1, Tspe_v1, whole genome shotgun sequence and contains these coding sequences:
- the LOC122642090 gene encoding microtubule-associated protein futsch-like; the encoded protein is MELELGLKITRTRDDLTSEIRIIKDRAGPLFLSRETETMFVLTAHLKGFKRERIKIAINEDGNQIAISGEKSIQEMVMVKWIMYKKEAEIREFRKAFWIPDGIILDQIKAKFNEEDSILTIVMPKKTRGIRGIEIEEVKQENSDGETSERDDVQDDLKPETEKDDPIGEITSESPKISHEEESPGLTSSATIEVPATALPDNREQVVRPEELKVESDGELNQSNAPDSLSLEEMAREDLPTVQPEETEELKVESVGELNQSTAPDSLPLEEMVSEDLPTIQPEETEELKVESDEELNQSNAPDSLPLEEMEREELPTVQPEETEEHEIPKIKAPECEPHEHDLTPVTIGLHEPQTPETKKTTGFRGIEIEEMKHEHFDGETSERDDVQKELKPETEKDDPIGEYTSESPKISLEEGSSELTSAATIEVPGTALPGNGEEIVRPEELKVESNGELVREELPTVQPEETEELKMESDGELNQSHVPDSLSWEEEMVRQELPTVQPEETEEHEIPEVKATEFEPHEHDLTPDATEGLHEPQTPETKKTTGIRGFKIEEMKREYVDGDTYERDDVQEKLQPETEDDRIGEISSESPKISHEEESSELTSPATIEVPATALPDNREEVVRPEELKVESDEELNQSNAPDSLLSEEMVREDLPTVQPEQRKELKVELDGELNQSTASDSLPSEEMAREEFPTVQPEETEEHEIPEVKAPECEPHEHDLTPDTTKGLHEPQTPETKKTTGIRGFKIEEMKREHIDGETSERDDVQEKLQSETEDDRIGEISSESPKISHEEESSELTSPATIEVPATALPDNREEVVRPEELKVESDEELNQSNAPDSLPSEEMVREDLPTVQPEERKELKVELDGELNQSKAPDSLPSEEMVREDLPTVQPEERKEHEIHEVKAPECEAHEHDLAPDTTEPEQRLHEPQTPETPQTRQIGNEELPQKEIIQVPAAEPKPELKEEHRDPEIGPPETPDLDQPVAQEIEDHELGVAEEAHEEVPEVREEEIESEKAEKEKSPTAEPKKSVCDRSTQTEKWQSEEADKEESPKAEPKKSVCDRSTQTEEWHSREPPLEEVELEEADKEESSKAEPMKRVCDRSTQTEKCKSRKLPLCPSLFAGSFLVSLIVLVIQLLRKKKKR